The segment AGTGGCGGAAGAAATCCGAACTTTAGCCGAACAGTCAAAAACTGCAACAGCACAAATTGCGAAAATAAGTACTAATGTTATGGTAGCGACGCAACAAGTCATTGTTCAAATGCAAAGTAGTGGGTTAAAGGTTGCGCAGGGGGCGGAAATTGTAAAAACCACCGATATTGCATTTAATGAAATTAATGCGGCAGTGCTGACAGCGCAACAACAATCTGACATAATTTTCAATCAAGCGGAAGAACAAATTCAATTATTTGATACAGTGCGTAAGCAAGTTGAATTTATCAATGAACTTGGTTATGATAATAGGGAAAGTGCTAATGAAATTGTCCAAATTATTAATAAGCAGAAGAATAATATTGCTGAAATTAACACAGCTAACGAACATTTATTAAATTTAGTTAAAGAATTTGAGGTATTACTTAATAATTTCAAATTAAATTAAAAGAATAATTGCCATCTGAAGATAAACCCAATATAATGTAGTCGTGGAGTTATGACTATTTTATATTGGGTTTTTGCAAGGTATTTTATCAAGGATGGTGAGTGTAATGGCGAAAGGTAAATTAATAAATATAATATTTTACAGTTTTATCTTTGCGGCACTGGTTTATTTCGGTTGCATTACTTATCAACATCAAGTTAAATTAAATGATATTGCCACAGAAAAAGAAAAAGTCGGTAAAACCTATTTGCAATTGGAAGAAGAAAATAAATTATTAGCACAAGAAAAAATAAAACTTGCTGATAATCAATATATTGAAAAAATTGCCAGAGAAGATTTAGGTTTGGTGAAAAAAGGCGAAACACCAATAATTAAGTCGAGTAATAATTAGGTTGTCAGTGATGGTATTTCTTGACACCTTTTATTCTCAAAGGGTATAATTTAGAAGTGTAATGTGAACAAATAAGGAGGAAGTTTGATTAGTATGTCCATCGAAGTTGGCAGTGTGGTTGAAGGCGTTGTTACCGGAATTACTAATTTTGGTGCATTTGTCGAGTTACCAGAAGGAAAAGTTGGTTTAATTCATATTTCAGAGGTTGCGGATGTTTATGTTCGTGACGTAAAAGATTTCCTAAAAGAACAAGATTCAGTAAAGGTAAAAGTACTATCTGTTGATGATCGAGGGAAAATTGGCTTGTCGATCAAACAAGCAATGCCGAAAAGCGCACCAACAGTACCGAAACTCGATAATAGACCGGCAGTCGGAGAAGGAAGCTATCAACAGGCACCAAGAAGAACTGCAGCCAACGATTTTAAGAAACCAAATCGTTTTAATACTCCTTCTTTTGAAGATAAGTTAAGCAGGTTTTTAAAAGATAGTGATGAAAGATTATCTGACTTGAAGAAAAATACAGATTCAAAACGTGGTGGCCGTGGTGGCGCCCGCTATGCAGATTAATTAAAACAGGGTGATACCCTGTTTTTCTTTTTAAATTTTTATTTATTTGAAGAGGTGAGGTAATGCAACAAAAACTGACGGAAATTGTTAGAATTGCTACCTTGGCTGGAGAAATATTACTAAAAAATGGAGCAGAAACGTTTAGGGTAGAAGATACTATGGAACGAGTAGCAAAAGCTTGTGGTGCTTATCGTGTCGATACTTTTGTAACACCAACGGGGGTGTTTATTTCTATTCGTCAAGAAAATGGTAAAACTCTAACGGGACTGAAAAGAATAAAGAAGCGACGGATTAGTTTAGATCGTATAGCCAAAGTTAATGAGGTTTCAAGAGCTTTAGTGGAAGGTCGAGTTGATTATCAAACTGCCTTGGAACAATTACGACAAATCGCCAAAGCAAAGAATACTTTTTCTTGGCTCACGGCAATTCTTGCTTCGGGAGTGGTTGGCTCTGGTACGGCAGTAATTCAAAACGGCGGAATTGGGGAAGTGCTGGTGGCTTTTTTGGCGGCAGCGTTAGTTCGTTCAATTGCTCATTTAATTGTCAGATTAAATGGAGTGCCATTTGTCTTTGAATTCTTAGGCGGGGCAACTACTGCTTTATTAGGAGTTTGGGCGTGTAAATTTTATCCTCAGCTATATTTAGATGCGATTATTGTTGGTGGAATTATGCCGATGGTTCCAGGGGTAGCAATTACTAATTCTTTGCGAGATTTGATGGCGGGATTTTTATTGACCGGTGTTGCACGAGGGATGGAAGCGATGGTAACAACAGCAGCGGTAGCGATGGGCGTAATGATTGTCTTGGCCGGTTTAGGGTGAGGTGTGATGATGATAGTAAAAATAATAGCTGTATTCTTCCTCTCTACTGCTATTGGAATTATGTATCGTATTCCGCGTAAATTAGTAGCTTATGCCGGATTAGTTGGAGTAGTAGCTTGGATTGTTAAGGTTATGGTTGAAAGTGGCTTGCATAGTCCAATTTTAGCAACTTTCATTGGCAGTGTTGCAATTGGTCTTTCAGCAGAAATTTTGGCACGAATATTGAAAAAGCCAGCTTCTATTTTTATTATTCCCGGTTTTATTCCGTTAGTTCCCGGTGGCAGTGCTTATAATACTATTGTCAAAATGGTGCAAGGTGATTATATTAGCGGTGTTACGATGGGGATGAAAACTATTTTAACTGGAGCTTCGATGGCTTTTGGAATTTTTATCAGTGCGACGATAGTACGCTTGATTTTAGATTATAAAAATAATAAATATGAAGAAATAAATGCTAATGATGATCATTAAAGACGGTGAAAAAGATGTTAGATAAGGTTAAAACTTGGTGTTTAAAACACCACTTAATAGATAATAACGATAAGCTGATTGTAGCCTGCTCCGGAGGGCCGGACTCATTGGCAATGTTAAATATATTACAGCAACTGAGCCAAGAATTTAATTTAACCTTGATTGTTGCTCATTTTAATCATAAGCTCAGAGGGCAAGAGTCTGATGAGGATGAGGCTTTTGTCAAAGCCTTTGCGCAAGCTAATAACCTGACCTTTGCTAGTACTGGCGTTGATGTTAATCAATATTGTCAAAACAATAAACTTTCGCTAGAAGAAGGCGCTAGAATATTACGTTATCAATATCTTAGAACCTTAGCGCAGCAACATCAGGCTGATAAAATTGCTGTGGGGCATAATAAAGATGATCAAGCTGAAACGGTTTTACTTAATTTATTAAGGGGGGCCGGAAGTTGTGGAATAGCTGGAATTAGTGCTAAAAGTTGTGATATAATAAGACCGTTATTGTCTACAACCAGAACTGAAATTGAAAGTTATTGTCAGCAGGAAAAGTTAGTACCGAGAATTGATAAATCTAATTTGGAACCTTGTTATTTGAGAAATAAAATTCGACTAAAGTTATTACCACAATTATTGCAATATAATAATTCAATCGTTGAGACTTTATGGAAGACGGCTGAAATTATTGGAACGGAAAATGACTATCTTGCAACAGAAGCGCAAAAAGTTTGGACTGAGGTAATCAGTATAACTGATGAGATTATAGTGGTGAAAAAAGGCTTGTTTAATAATCTGCATAAAGCGCTACAACGAGTAATAATTCGCCAAATTATTGAACAAAAACAAGGGCATACTAAGGGTATCAGCTTTGAGCATATTGAAAAAGTAATAAATTATGTTGCTACCACTAAAAGCGGTGGAATCATAGAATTACCGCAACAGCTCTTAGTGGAAAATAAATACCAAGAGTTTCAATTTTATTTTGCCACTGAAAAACATAAATTACCGCAAATTATGGCGCAAGAACTGCCAGTTTCGGCAACTACGATCTTACAAGGCTTTTCAGGGATGATAAAAGTAGAAGTGCTTGATAATTATGTAAAGCCTTATGATAATCAAGCTATCTTCGATTATGATAAAATAGTATTGCCACTGTATGTCAGAAGTCGTAAGGATGGCGATGTTTTTAAGCCACAAGGGTTTAACGGTAGAAAGAAATTGAAAAAGTTTTTTATTGATCAGAAAATAGACCAAGACCAAAGAGTTATGATACCATTACTATGTGACAGTACTAATCAAATTTTATGGGTACTGGGTTATCGACAAAGTTCAATAGCGTCTATTGATGAAACAACCACAAAATATTTATTGTTAACAAAGATTCAGGGAGTGTAAAAAAATGATTAACGATGTAGAAAAAGTATTATTAAGTGAAGAGCAATTATCACAAAAAATTGCCGAGTTGGGAGAAGAAATCAGCAAGGATTATCAGGGGAAAGAGATTGTTGCGATCTGTGTGTTAAAGGGCGCAATTTTATTTATGGCTGATTTGGCTAGGGCTGTGAAAGTTCCAATGGCACTTGATTTTATGGCAGTATCAAGCTATGGCAATGGTACTAGCACTAGTGGCACCGTGAGAATTTTAAAAGATTTAGATAATAGTATTGAAGGAAAACATGTCTTAGTAGTAGAAGATATTATTGATTCCGGAGTAACTTTAAAGTATTTATTGAAAAATTTAAAATCACGCAAACCGGCAAGTATTAAGCTTTGTACACTACTAAATAAGCCGGAACGTCGTCGCGTGGAAGTTGATATTGATTATTGTGGTTTTACGGTACCGGATTATTTCTTGGTGGGTTATGGACTTGATTACGCTGAAAAATATCGTAATTTACCGTTTATCGGTATTTTAAAACCTGCGATATATGAATAATAGTTATTAATTGTTTTAAAAAGACTTTAATGATATAATATAAGAGGTTTATTTTAAACAGAAGGAGGTAATTAATTGAATAAATTTGTCAAAAATATAGGCTTTTATTTACTGATAATATTAATTGCTATTTCAGCAATTGATTATTTTTCAAGCCGTGTTGCTGTGAAACCTGAAATAAATTATAGTGAACTTTTAAGACAAGTTCAGGAGCAAAATGTTAAAGGTGTAACCATTGTGGAAAACAGTATCAAAGGTCAATTGGCTGATGGTACGGAGTTTACAACCGTAGCACCAAATGATCCTAACTTAATTAATACTCTTCGTGATAAGGGTGTAGAAATTAAAGCGGAATTACCACCGCAACCACCATGGTGGACAGGAATTTTTTCCTCGTTATTACCGATGTTATTGTTAATTGGGGTATGGTTTTTTATCATGCAACAAACCCAAGGTGGCGGTAACAAAGTGATGTCCTTTGGTAAAAGTCGGGCGAAGCTTAATAGCGAAGAAAATTTAAAAGTAACTTTTAAAGATGTTGCTGGTGCTGATGAAGCGAAGCAAGAGTTAGAAGAAGTTGTAGAATTTTTAAAATATCCGAAGAAGTTTAACGATTTAGGTGCTAGAATTCCCAAAGGGGTATTACTGGTTGGCCCGCCGGGAACAGGAAAGACGTTACTGGCTAAAGCTGTTGCCGGTGAATCTGGGGTACCATTTTTCAGTATCAGCGGTTCAGACTTTGTAGAGATGTTTGTCGGCGTTGGTGCTTCTAGGGTTAGAGATTTGTTTGAGCAAGCGAAAAAAAGTGCGCCGTGTATTGTTTTTATTGATGAGATTGATGCGGTTGGACGTCAACGTGGTGCCGGCTTAGGCGGGGGACATGATGAGCGTGAACAAACTTTAAATCAATTATTAGTCGAAATGGATGGGTTTGCGGCTAATGAAGGCATCATTATTATTGCAGCAACTAATCGACCGGACATTTTGGATCCGGCATTATTAAGACCGGGTCGTTTTGATCGACAAATTGTGGTGGATCGTCCTGATGTAAAAGGGCGCGAAGAAATTTTAAAAGTCCATACTAAAGGAAAACCGATTGGCGATACTGTTAATTTAGCTGTTTTAGCGAGAAGAACACCGGGCTTTACCGGCGCTGATTTGAGTAATTTAGTAAATGAAGCGGCGTTGTTAACAGCACGACGTGATAAGAAAAAAATTGAAATGACCGAGATGGAAGAATCCATTGAACGAGTTGTGGCTGGACCGGAGCGTAAGAGTAAAGTTATCAGTGATAAAGAAAAACGCCTGACTGCTTATCATGAGGCTGGTCATACTTTAATCGGCATGATGTTAAAGCATACTGATCCGGTACACAAAGTTTCCATTATACCGCGTGGACGTGCCGGTGGTTATACCTTGATGTTGCCGAAAGAAGATCGCTACTATGCAACGCGAAGCGAGCTTTTAGATCAATTAAAGACATTTTTAGGCGGCCGAGTGGCGGAAGAAGTTGTTTTAAATGAAATCAGCACCGGTGCGCAAAATGATTTGGAGCGAGCTAGTAGCTTGATTCGTAAAATGATTACAGAATATGGGATGAGTGATGTGTTAGGGCCGATTACTTTTGGACGCAAGCAAGATCATCAAGTGTTCTTGGGACGTGATATTTCAAGAGATCGAAACTACAGTGAAGAAGTTGCTCATGCTATTGATAAAGAAGTTAAAAAGTATATGGAAGAAGCTTATGTGGAGTGTCGTAAAATGTTAAATGAAAACATTGATAAGTTACACTTGATTGCTAATGCGTTGATTGAGCGCGAAACTTTAGAAGCTTCGGAATTAGAACAATTAATGAAAACAGGCTCTTTAGATGATAATGCTAAGGGTGCTAGTGAAAATGGTGAAAATTTGGTACTAAATATTACTAGCAATATTGGTTCAGACAATAATTAAATAATATTAATTAGTAAAACTTAACAGCAGATGATGTCTAAGGTGAATAATATGAAAATATTTTCACCAAGATATTATCTGCTGTTCATTAATGTAGTAAGGGTGGTTTATATGGCGGAAATTTTATTAAATTATACGAGAGCAGGCAAGGTGGAGAGTGTTCACTATGGAGATTTTGTAGTAGTTGATGTTAATGGTAAAATTATTGATTCAGTAGGAGAACCACACAAAAAAATGTTTTGGCGTTCAGCGGCGAAACCATTTCAAGCCTTACCGTTTGTGAAAGAAGGCGGGGTAGAACGTTTTAATATTACGCAAGAAGAATTGGCGTTGATGACTTCTTCACACAGTGGGGAGGAGTTTCATGTTAAATTGGTTAATGAGTTATTAGAGAAGGTTGATCTTGATGTTAGTGCCCTTGATTGTGGTCCGGCGACCCCAATGAGTAGTAAAGCAGCAAAAGCATTGACAGCTCAAGGCTTAAGACCAGAAGCGGTTCATAATGCTTGCTCCGGTAAACATTCTGGAATGCTAGCATTAGCTCAAGCGATGATGGTTGAGGTTGAAGGTTATACCAAGCCTGATCATAAAGTTCAGCAAAAGATGATTGAAGCGGTAGCAAAAAGTACTAACCTAGCGGTAAATGAAGTTGAAATCGGCATTGATGGTTGTGGGGTTCCGGTTTTTTATTTGCCGTTATATAATATGTCATTAGCTTATGCCAGACTGGCTCAGCCAGAAGCAGGTCAGTGGGGTGAAGATGAACAGGATATTAAAACTATTCGTGATGCGATGATTGCACATCCGTTAATTGTTTCTGGAACCGGTAGAATTGATTCCTTGGTAACGCAAATTACTAAGGGGCGTATTATTGCCAAAATTGGTGCGGAAGCGGTATATTGCTTAGCTGCGGTAGACAAAGGCTGGGGAATAACTTTTAAAATTCAAGACGGCTCTTTTAGAGCAATTAATCAAGTTGTTATCGGAATTTTAAAACGGTTGAATTTGTTAACGGCTGAAGAATATGCACAGTTAGTAGAAAAGTTTCCACCGATTTTAAAAAATCATCGTGGAGATGTTATCGGCACAATTGAAGTAGGTTTCTAAATAAAATGACCAACCGGCGCTTATGCCGGTTGGTCATTTTTATCATATTATTAGTTATTCATCGGGCAGTTTGCAGGATCTCTTGGAGGGTTATTATTACCTTTGCCCATATGATGTGGAGTGTTTTTCATCATACCATGGTCGCTAAGCATTCCTCTACCGTCCATAGGGGGAAGTTTATCGGCATTTTCTGCTAGAATATTTTCAAAAGCTGTTTTGTCGATGCCTAATTGTAAAGCAATATCGAACCAAGTATTATTAATAGCTTTCAGATTGAGCACTTCATTAATATTTTTATTGGTCTTTGTTGCTAAAATTCCAGCGACAGAAATATCTTTTGGTAGATAGCCATTAGCTAATAAATTATCGACCGTAGTTTTATCCAAATTAAAAGCTGTGGTTAATCTGGTACTGGAAAGCTCATTAGCGGTAGTTTTCAGTTGTTCCGGTGTTATATTAAGATTTTTTTCGATTTCTGGCCAAGTAGTTGCTGCTGTTTTTAAAGTTATAACTTCGTCCAATGTTTTGCCACTAGCCTTTGCTAAAAAAGCGGCATGATGAATATCTCTGAGGTTATAACCTTTATTAAGATAACTGTCAACTGTTGCTTGATTTAGATTTAAACATTCTGCAAAATTACCCCAAGTGCTCATATTGTTAGGCATTTTGTTATGTATTTTTTGTCTCGGACTGTTAGAGTCATAACCATAAGGCATCATTCTATTAGGGGTGGTAAGGGCAACGGCACTGATTAAAATAGCACTGCCGGCTAAACCTAATAATATATTTCTAGTAGTTGTGTTCATAATATATTCCTCCTTGGTGGATATTTATAATTTGTTATATATCCTTTTCTCACTTTTATTATATGAATATATTGTGACAAGATTATGACAAAAATAATAAAAAAGCAAGGTTGCAAAAATTTATATTTTACAACCTTGCTTTTCAGCTTTTAAAGGGCAAATTGATGGTGAAACAAGTTTCCACATTAGGGGTGCTCTTTACGGTAACGGTACCCTTCATAGCTAGTACCAACATTTTCGTAATGGCCAGACCTAAGCCGGTTCCGCCTTCTTTACGATTGCGAGATTTATCGGCTTTATAAAATCGATCCCAAATAAACGGTAAATCGTTAGCGGTAATGCCAATACCATTATCAGTAATAGTTATCTCTAAAAAATCTTTATTTTTACTAATGTTAACAGCAATTGTTCCGCTGATAGGAGAATACTTGATTGCATTACTCATAATATTGTTTAAAACTTGCTGTAAGCGTTGTTGGTCAATGAAAAATTCGTTGAGATTATCATGGATGGTTAACTGTAATTGTAAATTTTTCTCTTTCATTAAAGATTGGTAGCTTTCGAAATGCTGGCGTAGATACTTCGTAGCATTTATTTTTTCATAGTGAAAAGACAACTGTCCTGATTCTAACTGAGCTAAGTTTAGTAAATCAGAAATAAGTAAATTCATGTTTTTATTTTCGAGAAGAATTTTTTGGAGGTATTCTTGCTTTTTCTCCGGAGCTTTGACTAGGTCATCTAACAGTGTTTCTGTTAAAGCTTGGATAACTGCAAGTGGTGTTTTTAAATCATGGGTGACATTGGCTAAAAACTCACGCCGATTGCTGTCTATTTTCTCTAATTTAATTGCCATCTCGTTAAAGGCTGAGCCTAGTTGACCGACCTCATCATCACTTAGTACAGTAGCACGTGCTTGATAATTACCGCTGGCAAAATTTGCTGCTGCTTGTGAAATATTACTGAGGGGCTTGGTAATATTGCGTGAAATAATAAATGATAATAATGCTGTTAAGATAATACTGATGATAATAACATATGATAACAAAGTGGTTAATTCATTGGCATTTTTGTTGATGCCCATAATTGGGGTATAGAGAAATAAGGCTTTATCAGGTGTTTCTGGTAAAGGGATGGCGATAATGATAGAAGGATCCATGTGATGGCGACCATTATGGAGCCAAGATTGGGGAGTGCCATTAAACAGAGCTGTTATTTCAGTAGCCTCCTCCGGAAAAACGTTTTCCCAGCGACGCGGAGCTCTGCCATAAAGTGTTTGTCCGCTTTTATCAGCAATCCATAAATTAGAGCCACTTAAATCTCCAAGATTATCTAACAACGGTTGAGTGATGATGTTTTGTTGTAGTGCCGGTTGAATTATTTTAGTCAGTGCAATACCGGTATTAAAAAGTTCATGACGTTTGGTATCGATAAGATGATTTAATGTCAAATGATACATTGATAGACCTAAGGCAAAGGCTAGGACGAAAATAATTAAAATATTTGAAGCTAATATTTTCCCGAAAATAGATTTAATCATGTTTTAATACCTCAAATTTATAGCCAAATCCTCGGCTTGTTTGAATGTAGTGGTAGTGAGGATGTAGTAATTTTTGTCGCAAACGTTTAATCGTAGCATCGACCGTTCGTTCATCTCCTTCGAAATCATAGCCCCAAATATTAGTTAATAATTTTTCGCGTGAAAATGTTTGTTTAGGGTGCTTTAAGAGGAAATATAATAACTCAAACTCTTTTGGAGTTAAGGTAACTAAAGCATCAGCAATTTTAACATTTTTATTGTTTAAATCAATGCTCATACCGTCAACACTAATGATGCCATCGGTACCGGCTAAATTGCTCCGACGCATAACGGCCTTTACTCTGGCGATTAATTCTCGGGGGCTAAAGGGTTTGGTAATATAGTCATCGGCCCCTAAAGCAAAGCCGGCTATCTTATCTTCTTCACTTGTTTTGGCAGTAAGAAAAATTACCGGCACCTCTCGCTCAATGGCGCGACATAGTTCTAAGCCACTCATTTTCGGTAACATAATATCTAAGATTAATAAATCAGGCTTTTCTGCAATTTCAAGCTCTAGCGCAGTATCGCCATCTAAAGCCGTTAAAACGCTATAACCTTCTTTTTCTAAATATATTTTTACAACTTCGATAATGCTTTCTTCATCATCAGCAATTAATATTTTCATAATAATCACCACCCTCTATATTATTGCCTAAATGCTAACATATTTTATAATAATATGCTAGAAAATTAGTATCGTGAAATAATGTTTTATTTGTGATATACTATCTTAAGCTTGTAAGGGTATGGGGGTGTAGATTTTGCGTAGTAAGGTCTTAACTTTATTAAAAAATAGTCAAGGTGAGTATATTTCCGGTGAAGAAATCGCCAGAAAACTCCAAGTATCGCGGACGGCGATTTGGAAACATATTCGAGACTTGAAAGAAGCCGGCTATCTGATACAGTCGCATTATCGTAAAGGGTATAGTTTGCAGAGCGCACCGGATTTATTGTTGCCGGAAGAACTTAAAGCTAATTTAAAAACCAAACTTCTTGGAAGTGAGATACATTATTTTGATGATGTTGATTCAACTAATAATATTGGTAAGTTAATTGCTGCTAAAGGGTGTTTAAATGGCAGTGTTATTGTTAGTGAATCTCAAAATAAAGGACGTGGGCGCTTAGAACGTGGTTGGTATTCGCCGAAAAGTGCAGGGATTTGGTTTTCGGTAATTTTAAAACCGAAAATGAGCCCGCAAAATGCTCCTAAATTTACATTGTTAGCAGCGGTAGC is part of the Negativicutes bacterium genome and harbors:
- the hpt gene encoding hypoxanthine phosphoribosyltransferase; protein product: MINDVEKVLLSEEQLSQKIAELGEEISKDYQGKEIVAICVLKGAILFMADLARAVKVPMALDFMAVSSYGNGTSTSGTVRILKDLDNSIEGKHVLVVEDIIDSGVTLKYLLKNLKSRKPASIKLCTLLNKPERRRVEVDIDYCGFTVPDYFLVGYGLDYAEKYRNLPFIGILKPAIYE
- a CDS encoding RNA-binding protein S1, producing MSIEVGSVVEGVVTGITNFGAFVELPEGKVGLIHISEVADVYVRDVKDFLKEQDSVKVKVLSVDDRGKIGLSIKQAMPKSAPTVPKLDNRPAVGEGSYQQAPRRTAANDFKKPNRFNTPSFEDKLSRFLKDSDERLSDLKKNTDSKRGGRGGARYAD
- the tilS gene encoding tRNA lysidine(34) synthetase TilS, which translates into the protein MLDKVKTWCLKHHLIDNNDKLIVACSGGPDSLAMLNILQQLSQEFNLTLIVAHFNHKLRGQESDEDEAFVKAFAQANNLTFASTGVDVNQYCQNNKLSLEEGARILRYQYLRTLAQQHQADKIAVGHNKDDQAETVLLNLLRGAGSCGIAGISAKSCDIIRPLLSTTRTEIESYCQQEKLVPRIDKSNLEPCYLRNKIRLKLLPQLLQYNNSIVETLWKTAEIIGTENDYLATEAQKVWTEVISITDEIIVVKKGLFNNLHKALQRVIIRQIIEQKQGHTKGISFEHIEKVINYVATTKSGGIIELPQQLLVENKYQEFQFYFATEKHKLPQIMAQELPVSATTILQGFSGMIKVEVLDNYVKPYDNQAIFDYDKIVLPLYVRSRKDGDVFKPQGFNGRKKLKKFFIDQKIDQDQRVMIPLLCDSTNQILWVLGYRQSSIASIDETTTKYLLLTKIQGV
- a CDS encoding threonine/serine exporter family protein; this encodes MMIVKIIAVFFLSTAIGIMYRIPRKLVAYAGLVGVVAWIVKVMVESGLHSPILATFIGSVAIGLSAEILARILKKPASIFIIPGFIPLVPGGSAYNTIVKMVQGDYISGVTMGMKTILTGASMAFGIFISATIVRLILDYKNNKYEEINANDDH
- a CDS encoding HAMP domain-containing protein, which produces MIKSIFGKILASNILIIFVLAFALGLSMYHLTLNHLIDTKRHELFNTGIALTKIIQPALQQNIITQPLLDNLGDLSGSNLWIADKSGQTLYGRAPRRWENVFPEEATEITALFNGTPQSWLHNGRHHMDPSIIIAIPLPETPDKALFLYTPIMGINKNANELTTLLSYVIIISIILTALLSFIISRNITKPLSNISQAAANFASGNYQARATVLSDDEVGQLGSAFNEMAIKLEKIDSNRREFLANVTHDLKTPLAVIQALTETLLDDLVKAPEKKQEYLQKILLENKNMNLLISDLLNLAQLESGQLSFHYEKINATKYLRQHFESYQSLMKEKNLQLQLTIHDNLNEFFIDQQRLQQVLNNIMSNAIKYSPISGTIAVNISKNKDFLEITITDNGIGITANDLPFIWDRFYKADKSRNRKEGGTGLGLAITKMLVLAMKGTVTVKSTPNVETCFTINLPFKS
- a CDS encoding asparaginase — encoded protein: MAEILLNYTRAGKVESVHYGDFVVVDVNGKIIDSVGEPHKKMFWRSAAKPFQALPFVKEGGVERFNITQEELALMTSSHSGEEFHVKLVNELLEKVDLDVSALDCGPATPMSSKAAKALTAQGLRPEAVHNACSGKHSGMLALAQAMMVEVEGYTKPDHKVQQKMIEAVAKSTNLAVNEVEIGIDGCGVPVFYLPLYNMSLAYARLAQPEAGQWGEDEQDIKTIRDAMIAHPLIVSGTGRIDSLVTQITKGRIIAKIGAEAVYCLAAVDKGWGITFKIQDGSFRAINQVVIGILKRLNLLTAEEYAQLVEKFPPILKNHRGDVIGTIEVGF
- a CDS encoding septum formation initiator family protein, translated to MAKGKLINIIFYSFIFAALVYFGCITYQHQVKLNDIATEKEKVGKTYLQLEEENKLLAQEKIKLADNQYIEKIAREDLGLVKKGETPIIKSSNN
- a CDS encoding response regulator encodes the protein MIMKILIADDEESIIEVVKIYLEKEGYSVLTALDGDTALELEIAEKPDLLILDIMLPKMSGLELCRAIEREVPVIFLTAKTSEEDKIAGFALGADDYITKPFSPRELIARVKAVMRRSNLAGTDGIISVDGMSIDLNNKNVKIADALVTLTPKEFELLYFLLKHPKQTFSREKLLTNIWGYDFEGDERTVDATIKRLRQKLLHPHYHYIQTSRGFGYKFEVLKHD
- the ftsH gene encoding ATP-dependent zinc metalloprotease FtsH; this translates as MNKFVKNIGFYLLIILIAISAIDYFSSRVAVKPEINYSELLRQVQEQNVKGVTIVENSIKGQLADGTEFTTVAPNDPNLINTLRDKGVEIKAELPPQPPWWTGIFSSLLPMLLLIGVWFFIMQQTQGGGNKVMSFGKSRAKLNSEENLKVTFKDVAGADEAKQELEEVVEFLKYPKKFNDLGARIPKGVLLVGPPGTGKTLLAKAVAGESGVPFFSISGSDFVEMFVGVGASRVRDLFEQAKKSAPCIVFIDEIDAVGRQRGAGLGGGHDEREQTLNQLLVEMDGFAANEGIIIIAATNRPDILDPALLRPGRFDRQIVVDRPDVKGREEILKVHTKGKPIGDTVNLAVLARRTPGFTGADLSNLVNEAALLTARRDKKKIEMTEMEESIERVVAGPERKSKVISDKEKRLTAYHEAGHTLIGMMLKHTDPVHKVSIIPRGRAGGYTLMLPKEDRYYATRSELLDQLKTFLGGRVAEEVVLNEISTGAQNDLERASSLIRKMITEYGMSDVLGPITFGRKQDHQVFLGRDISRDRNYSEEVAHAIDKEVKKYMEEAYVECRKMLNENIDKLHLIANALIERETLEASELEQLMKTGSLDDNAKGASENGENLVLNITSNIGSDNN
- a CDS encoding threonine/serine exporter family protein is translated as MQQKLTEIVRIATLAGEILLKNGAETFRVEDTMERVAKACGAYRVDTFVTPTGVFISIRQENGKTLTGLKRIKKRRISLDRIAKVNEVSRALVEGRVDYQTALEQLRQIAKAKNTFSWLTAILASGVVGSGTAVIQNGGIGEVLVAFLAAALVRSIAHLIVRLNGVPFVFEFLGGATTALLGVWACKFYPQLYLDAIIVGGIMPMVPGVAITNSLRDLMAGFLLTGVARGMEAMVTTAAVAMGVMIVLAGLG